A window of the Loxodonta africana isolate mLoxAfr1 chromosome 3, mLoxAfr1.hap2, whole genome shotgun sequence genome harbors these coding sequences:
- the C3H1orf162 gene encoding transmembrane protein C1orf162 homolog, translated as MGGGSSKSEHSHGQKDTLPTEEEATEVISAPCPTASPNKEIYLILAFFAGVLLTLMLMAFIFLIIKSYRKRRSSPRGLDPHSDPPTKLSAIPEESLTYASMSFKTSEAKSNHLTENCCTDVDPVVYAPIKVAN; from the exons ATGGGAGGAGGTTCCTCCAAATCTGAACACAGCCATG GCCAAAAAGACACCCTCCCCACAGAGGAGGAGGCCACAGAGGTTATTTCTGCACCCTGCCCTACTGCCAGCCCCAA CAAAGAGATttatttgattttggccttttttgcTGGGGTTCTACTAACACTGATGCTAATGGCCTTTATCTTCCTCATCATAAAGAGCTACAGAAAAC GTCGCTCCAGTCCCCGGGGTCTGGATCCTCACTCAGATCCTCCAACTAAG CTGTCAGCCATCCCAGAGGAGTCACTTACCTATGCCAGCATGTCTTTCAAAACTTCAGAAGCAAAGAGCAATCACTTGACTGAAAACTGTTGTACAGATGTGGACCCCGTTGTCTATGCTCCAATTAAAGTGGCAAACTAG